The sequence below is a genomic window from Deltaproteobacteria bacterium.
CAATGAACCATCCCCACCAATCCAAATCACAATTCCCCCACCATCACCTTTTTGAGAAGTTTCAATCCGTAAATTACCGATCCTTGCCCACTTTAAATGCCTGGGCGATGACCGGCCCCAAACGATGATATTTCTGAACGGCAGGTGAGAATACCAGTGGGTTGATTTTTTCAGGGTCCGGTTTTCCATCCGTAAGGCAGCTCTCTGTGACGTGGGTCTCAAGAATCTCCCCCACAATCAGGGTGTGAGAACCGATGTCGAGCGACTGGATCAATTTACACTCCAGATTGACGGGGCATTCCTCGATGAGCGGTACGGTCTGCAACTCCCCAAAATAGACCTTGAATATACTTGATTTGTCTCTCTTAGCGCCGGAGTAAATTCCACAGTAGTCGACATCCTTGACAAGATCTGCTGAAGGGACATTGATTGAAAAGGCCCCGTTCTGTTTGATTCCTACCAGTGTGTGCCGTGCCGTGTTGACAGCTACTGAGATTGCAGGGGGTTTCAAACAGGCGATGGAGCACCAGGCTGCAGTCATAAAATTTGCTTTTCCCTCCACGACAGCACCCACTAGGACCGCCGGCATGGGATAGAGCAATGTCTGGGGACCGAGTTTTTTCTTCGACATGGAAAACCCTCCTTGTTTTATTATCACCAAGCGTCATCCTATACCGTGGTGACTTCGCTTTACCGGTTTCTCAGGTCGGCCATTCTCAGATTCCACGCTTGATTGCAGAACCTGGTGGGATACGCTGGTCACTCTCAGTTCGATTCTCCAGTCAACCAAAAGCCCCCGTATCCATCCCGGGCTGAATGGATCCTTTGATCTTGTTGGATGAGATGATAGGCAACTCTCATTTTCATTCCCGCATTATACGGAAACTTGCCTTATGAATCAAGGCACGCACCAATTCGTGACTACACGTCTTCCTGTGCTGCCGGCGGCCTGCAGATCCCAAGTTTTCGGGTTTCGCTTTGGCTCAACTATGCGTACTGTATTATTGACCTTTGAATCGGGGTCAGAGGAGCGTGATTACCCGCACTAGTCACAACTTTGGTAGAACAATAATTCGATCCCTGTTTTGCCCAAATGTTCTCTATGCGAATTTTGGTGACATCCCAAGGGAGGAGGGAAACCTCACCTTCTCATCCGATGCAGCAAGCAGCGACCAAGGAAGTATAGAAGGAGCATTGGGCCGGTGCCCAGCAGATACCAGCCTAGGGAGATACCACGGACCAGAACAAATATCTCCGGGCGCTGTGGATCGTAC
It includes:
- a CDS encoding flavin reductase family protein, whose product is MSKKKLGPQTLLYPMPAVLVGAVVEGKANFMTAAWCSIACLKPPAISVAVNTARHTLVGIKQNGAFSINVPSADLVKDVDYCGIYSGAKRDKSSIFKVYFGELQTVPLIEECPVNLECKLIQSLDIGSHTLIVGEILETHVTESCLTDGKPDPEKINPLVFSPAVQKYHRLGPVIAQAFKVGKDR